The genomic stretch GATTCAGAAGGTGGCCATACATGTTTCGTTTGCAATAGTAACAGCGGCGGGAGTCATTGCGGACAAACTCCAGCCACCTTAGGTGATCAAGCTCAAGGTAAGTGTGGTTAACCCCCCAGCGATCAGCCCAGGCCCGGGCCGCCTCGGGAGCTCCCCTCCGAGAGATAGGAGAAACCACCGTAACCGCCAGAAGCTTATCACGCGGGAGCACTCCAGCAGCCACCTTCAGGACAAAGGCGCTATCGATTCCTCCAGAAAAGGCTAAGACTAAAGGGGCCAGCCGAAGGAGGCTTTCCTTTAGGGCCGCAATCTTTTGAACCAGAAGCTGGTCTCTGGCCGAGTTATTCTTCCTCAGCTTCCTTGGCCCCCTTCTGGTTGTTGTTTAGTAAAGATGGGCTGGCCGGAGCCGGGATAGGCTCCTGGGGCTCAGAGAGGAGAAATTTTCCCTCTTTTATCCATCCCTTAAGGATTTCGGCAATTTCCCTGGCCCTTACGTAGCTTGACACCGGCACCGTGGGGACATCCTTGCCCAGAACCCGGATGCTGCCACTGCGAAGCTCCGCATAGGAGACCTCGCCATAGTTACGTTTGATGCCATTGGGATAGTCATAGCCATAGTCCACTATCTGGGTAAAAATCTCCTCGTCAGAGACTCCGGTCCAGGAGGCAATCTCTTCATTAAGGATGGGGATGGGGACCCCAATGCCTACACTCAAAGAACAGCCATAGCCCAACATACTCACTCCCATGATCCAGCGGGGGCTCATCTCCTTCAGGTTACCCATGACCATCAAAGTCCCTGCTGGTCTTTTAGGGACGCCCTTGTTGGTCCGAGGAACATCAGGATTGTGCTGGGTCCCGTACCAAACGATATAGCCCTGGGCCCCGCCCAGAAATATCCTCGTCCCTAGCCCCATGGTCCGATAATAGGGATCATTCATAAGAGGTGATAGCTGCCCGGCAGTGGCATAGTTGGCGTTTCCGGCTCGAGGACGCAGGACTCCCATATAGGTGTAGATAGTTCGTTCGGAGAGATTTATGGCGCAGTTGTAGTTCTGATAGGCATTGCGGGGGTTACAAAGCACCGCATAGGGGAGATCGGCCAGGGTAATCTCCTTCTCCAGATACTTTCGGGGATAACAGTGGGTCCCGTAGGCCTCAGCCCGAAGAAGGAGCTTCTTGCCAGCCACCAGATCCTCAATCACGTGCCCTCCCCCATAACGGAACTCTCCCGGATAGACCTTGTTAAGGGGGTCATCTTCGGATGGTTCTGTGGCTCCGATGTAGATATCTACCGCCGCTAGGCCGGCATAGGCCGGAACCCCATTGATCCAGACCCGATGGGCCTTGATGGTCGGCACAGAATGGCCAAAGTTGATAAAGGCTCCCGAAGAGCACATGGGTGAGAAGGTCCCGGTAGTGACGACGTCCACCTCCTTGGCCGCCTTAACCGGCCCCTCGGTCTTGACGATGTCTATCATTTCCTCCGCCGTAACCACCACGGCCTTACCCTCTCTTATCCGCTGATTAATCTCAGCTATGGTCTTCTCTACCTTGTAGGCCATAAGGACCTCCTCATCTAACGGTTTGGCCTATCATAGGCCAGCAGAGACATTTTTCAATACTCAATAAAGCAACCAGAAAAGACCACTTCCTAAAGCAAAAAACAAATAGCCCCAGAGATGAAAAAGGAGAAGAAAGTGCCCCTGAGAAGAGGATTGTTTAAGATAGAAGCGAAAGGCAATAAGATTGGCCAGAGAGCCGACAAGGCTTCCGAAACCTCCCACATTAACACCCCACAGAAGGGCCGGCCACTGGCGAGTAAAATCGGCCCCCAGAAGGGCCGCCGGCACATTGCTAATAAGCTGGCTGGAGAAGGCAGCCATCCAGAAGACGTGATCTATCTCTTTAATGGAAGATTTCAGGACAAAGGCCAAATTATCAGTAAGGCCAAAAAAACAAAGAAAGGTCAGCAAAAGAAAATAATCAATCTTAATGACTCGATAATCTAAAAAGACAGCCAGGGCCAATACAATCCAGCCTAGCCAAAGGGGAAAAATCTTTAAAATTGTAACCACAAGGGCCAGAAAAAGCCCCAAATAAATTCCGATGGATTGATTAAATTGAACGTCCCGACAGGCCTCAAACCTCAACCCCCTGAGAAAGATGAGACCAAGGATCAAAAGAAGACCCCCGCAGACTATACTCAAAGGGGCTATGGTCTTTAGGAAGGCCCCTGGATGAAGATCATAAAACCAGTAAATGAATAAGTTTTGCGGATTGCCAAACGGGCTGAGAGAAGAACCTGCGTTAGCGGCAATAGCTAGATAGACAATTAAGAGGGCCTTCCTTTGGCTCTGACAACGAAGGGCCACAGGGAGAGTCGCCATAAGGGCCACATCATTGGTGACCACCATGGAAAGGAAAAAGGTAGCCCCTAACAATTTGAGGCCCGAGGCATCTCCTCCAAGGAAACCGGTCATGACTTCAAAGAAGCCGGCCTCCTCTAAACCCCTTATGAGGGCCAAAAAGACAGCCAGAACAAAAATGATCTCAAAGTCTTCCGGGCTGTAAGACGGCAATCTCCTTAATATCAAGGAGCTTAAGATTAAGCCGGTAAAAG from Thermosulfuriphilus ammonigenes encodes the following:
- a CDS encoding homocysteine biosynthesis protein → MAYKVEKTIAEINQRIREGKAVVVTAEEMIDIVKTEGPVKAAKEVDVVTTGTFSPMCSSGAFINFGHSVPTIKAHRVWINGVPAYAGLAAVDIYIGATEPSEDDPLNKVYPGEFRYGGGHVIEDLVAGKKLLLRAEAYGTHCYPRKYLEKEITLADLPYAVLCNPRNAYQNYNCAINLSERTIYTYMGVLRPRAGNANYATAGQLSPLMNDPYYRTMGLGTRIFLGGAQGYIVWYGTQHNPDVPRTNKGVPKRPAGTLMVMGNLKEMSPRWIMGVSMLGYGCSLSVGIGVPIPILNEEIASWTGVSDEEIFTQIVDYGYDYPNGIKRNYGEVSYAELRSGSIRVLGKDVPTVPVSSYVRAREIAEILKGWIKEGKFLLSEPQEPIPAPASPSLLNNNQKGAKEAEEE
- a CDS encoding SLC13 family permease encodes the protein MPSYSPEDFEIIFVLAVFLALIRGLEEAGFFEVMTGFLGGDASGLKLLGATFFLSMVVTNDVALMATLPVALRCQSQRKALLIVYLAIAANAGSSLSPFGNPQNLFIYWFYDLHPGAFLKTIAPLSIVCGGLLLILGLIFLRGLRFEACRDVQFNQSIGIYLGLFLALVVTILKIFPLWLGWIVLALAVFLDYRVIKIDYFLLLTFLCFFGLTDNLAFVLKSSIKEIDHVFWMAAFSSQLISNVPAALLGADFTRQWPALLWGVNVGGFGSLVGSLANLIAFRFYLKQSSSQGHFLLLFHLWGYLFFALGSGLFWLLY